In Saccharicrinis fermentans DSM 9555 = JCM 21142, a genomic segment contains:
- a CDS encoding transposase produces MLEKKGMEIYIWCIMTNHLHLIFRSPVNQKPALLLGNFKSFTSKNKKILFL; encoded by the coding sequence TTGCTAGAGAAAAAAGGTATGGAAATTTATATATGGTGCATAATGACTAATCACTTACACTTGATTTTCCGAAGTCCTGTAAATCAAAAGCCTGCGTTATTGCTGGGTAACTTTAAAAGTTTTACCTCTAAAAATAAAAAAATACTATTTTTGTAA